The Streptomyces spororaveus genome includes a region encoding these proteins:
- a CDS encoding SDR family NAD(P)-dependent oxidoreductase — MSMTYRGTTALITGASAGLGVEFARQWAQRGADVVLVARRVDRLEDLAADLERRYGVKARPIAADLARPGAAAALRAELDGLGVPVHTLVNNAGFGSHGPFAGEDPTRISEMIQLNVLAVTELTREFLPALTADGRGALVTVASAAAYQPTPAMAVYGATKAFVLNFTEAVAYETRASSLRVLAVSPGPVRTEFFDVVGSRDAAVGRMATPEQVVTATRRALERGKTPPSIVVGLGNRLSATASALAPRRLALTVAGRALKA; from the coding sequence ATGTCTATGACATACCGCGGAACCACAGCCCTGATCACCGGGGCGAGCGCAGGCCTCGGCGTCGAGTTCGCCCGGCAGTGGGCGCAGCGCGGAGCGGACGTCGTCCTCGTCGCCCGGCGCGTCGACCGGCTGGAGGACCTGGCGGCGGACCTGGAGCGCCGCTACGGGGTCAAGGCCCGCCCGATCGCCGCGGACCTCGCCCGGCCCGGTGCCGCGGCGGCGCTGCGCGCGGAGCTCGACGGACTCGGCGTACCGGTCCACACGCTGGTCAACAACGCGGGCTTCGGCAGCCACGGCCCCTTCGCCGGCGAGGACCCCACCCGGATCAGCGAGATGATCCAGCTCAACGTGCTCGCGGTCACGGAACTGACCAGGGAGTTCCTGCCCGCCCTGACGGCCGACGGCCGGGGCGCCCTCGTCACCGTGGCCAGCGCGGCCGCCTACCAGCCGACCCCGGCGATGGCGGTCTACGGCGCCACGAAGGCCTTCGTCCTGAACTTCACCGAGGCCGTCGCGTACGAGACGCGCGCCTCCTCCCTGCGGGTGCTCGCCGTCTCGCCGGGCCCGGTCCGCACCGAGTTCTTCGACGTCGTCGGCAGCCGGGACGCCGCCGTGGGCCGCATGGCCACCCCGGAGCAGGTCGTCACCGCCACGCGCCGGGCACTGGAACGCGGCAAGACCCCGCCCAGCATCGTGGTCGGTCTCGGCAACCGGCTCTCCGCCACGGCGTCCGCCCTGGCGCCCCGCCGCCTCGCGCTGACCGTGGCCGGGCGCGCCCTCAAGGCGTGA
- a CDS encoding TetR/AcrR family transcriptional regulator: protein MTTSREETALADADAPYHHGNLREALLARAEEVLATSGADSLSLRALARDLGVSHAAPGRHFRDRQALLDALAVGGFTRLNERLRAAVGEPGPIATRLASMGRAYVGFAVAHAPLLSLMFTAKHADRSSDELRELGHRSLEIAAELIALAQREGVVRAGDPARLAQVAFSVVHGLAALAVGSLLDDTPLEEATDLALDVLLTGLGPAGSAAAAETARPDAP from the coding sequence ATGACAACATCGAGGGAGGAGACCGCCTTGGCCGACGCCGACGCGCCCTATCACCACGGCAATCTCAGGGAGGCCCTGCTGGCCCGCGCGGAAGAGGTGCTCGCGACCTCGGGGGCGGACAGCCTGTCGCTGCGCGCCCTCGCCCGGGACCTCGGCGTCAGCCATGCGGCGCCGGGCCGCCACTTCCGCGACCGGCAGGCGCTGCTCGACGCACTCGCAGTGGGCGGCTTCACCCGGCTCAACGAACGCCTCCGGGCCGCCGTGGGCGAGCCCGGCCCCATCGCCACCCGGCTCGCCTCCATGGGCCGCGCCTACGTCGGTTTCGCCGTCGCGCACGCCCCCCTGCTGAGCCTGATGTTCACGGCCAAGCACGCCGACCGCTCCAGCGACGAACTGCGCGAGCTCGGCCACCGGAGCCTGGAGATCGCCGCCGAACTGATCGCCCTGGCGCAGCGGGAGGGTGTCGTACGGGCCGGCGACCCGGCCCGTCTCGCCCAGGTCGCCTTCTCCGTGGTGCACGGCCTCGCGGCCCTGGCCGTGGGTTCACTCCTCGACGACACTCCGCTGGAGGAGGCGACCGACCTCGCCCTCGACGTCCTGCTCACCGGCCTCGGGCCGGCCGGTTCCGCAGCGGCCGCCGAGACCGCGCGACCTGACGCTCCTTAG
- a CDS encoding sensor histidine kinase, protein MQQRGTPPESPHLEGRASRLLPAVAVVGAACLAAALVSSSRPLGTVLISVGALCAAAILVEALRRGRTAAAGRAQVAALQHVLARQEAEAGRLSQVVLPEAIERLRKGELAEDVLTALGGRGGHGNRWGDDEALTPRFRAALQAVLSHVIDAVDNEESLRDSAQRAFVNVARRVQAIVHQQAHEMREMEDRHGTNPDVFGDLLRLDHGTALIGRLADSISVLGGARPGRQWSRAVTLYSVMRGAMSRIIDYQRVELHSVSEVAVVGPIVEPLIHTLAELLDNATRYSPPHTRVHLTAVEVQSGIAVEIEDGGLSMSEEARGRAEKMLAQAQSGIDLNDLGETPRLGLAVVGRLAQAYGFQVSLRSSAYGGVRAVVIVPQHLITTASSATGLAHGIGSSSGPRAVAATPREHPFDRSPAGVGVPRPAPAPRPAPVGVEQPAATARTATGLPQRRRKDRVAVSDPRPAVEPQSADDGGPGMWLEAFHSGLSGTPGHDVPGAEGASGSATKGV, encoded by the coding sequence ATGCAGCAAAGAGGTACTCCCCCCGAAAGTCCCCACCTTGAGGGAAGAGCGAGCCGGTTGCTTCCCGCGGTCGCGGTCGTGGGCGCGGCCTGCCTGGCAGCTGCGCTCGTCTCCTCCTCTCGACCGCTCGGCACCGTCCTGATCTCCGTCGGCGCCCTGTGCGCCGCCGCGATCCTGGTCGAGGCGTTACGGCGCGGTCGCACGGCCGCCGCCGGGCGCGCCCAGGTCGCGGCTCTCCAGCACGTCCTGGCCCGGCAGGAGGCCGAGGCGGGCCGGCTGTCCCAGGTGGTGCTGCCCGAGGCCATCGAGCGGCTGCGCAAGGGCGAGCTGGCCGAGGACGTGCTGACCGCCCTGGGCGGGCGCGGCGGCCACGGCAACCGCTGGGGCGACGACGAGGCCCTGACCCCGCGCTTCCGGGCCGCCCTGCAGGCCGTGCTGTCCCACGTCATCGACGCGGTCGACAACGAGGAGAGCCTTCGCGACTCGGCGCAGCGGGCCTTCGTGAACGTGGCCCGCCGGGTGCAGGCGATCGTCCATCAGCAGGCCCACGAGATGCGCGAGATGGAGGACCGGCACGGCACCAACCCGGACGTCTTCGGCGACCTGCTGCGGCTCGACCACGGCACCGCCCTGATCGGCCGGCTCGCCGACTCCATCTCGGTCCTCGGCGGTGCGCGCCCCGGCCGCCAGTGGAGCAGGGCCGTCACCCTGTACTCGGTGATGCGCGGAGCGATGTCGAGGATCATCGACTACCAGCGGGTGGAGCTCCACTCGGTCTCCGAGGTCGCCGTCGTCGGTCCGATCGTCGAACCGCTGATCCACACGCTGGCGGAGCTGCTGGACAACGCCACCCGGTACTCGCCGCCGCACACCCGGGTCCACCTGACGGCCGTCGAGGTGCAGTCGGGCATCGCCGTGGAGATCGAGGACGGCGGCCTCAGCATGAGCGAGGAGGCCCGCGGGCGGGCGGAGAAGATGCTCGCCCAGGCGCAGTCCGGGATCGACCTCAACGACCTGGGCGAGACGCCGAGGCTGGGGCTGGCGGTGGTCGGCCGACTGGCGCAGGCGTACGGGTTCCAGGTGTCCCTGCGCTCGTCCGCGTACGGCGGCGTCCGTGCCGTGGTCATCGTGCCGCAGCACCTGATCACGACGGCGTCCTCCGCGACCGGTCTCGCCCACGGCATCGGCTCCTCCTCGGGGCCCAGGGCCGTGGCCGCCACACCGCGCGAGCACCCCTTCGACCGCTCGCCGGCGGGCGTGGGCGTACCCCGGCCGGCTCCGGCGCCCAGGCCGGCGCCCGTCGGTGTCGAGCAGCCGGCGGCCACCGCGCGTACCGCGACCGGCCTGCCGCAGCGACGCCGCAAGGACCGTGTGGCCGTCTCCGACCCCCGGCCGGCCGTGGAGCCGCAGTCGGCGGACGACGGCGGCCCCGGAATGTGGCTGGAGGCGTTCCACAGCGGCCTGTCCGGTACGCCCGGCCACGACGTGCCGGGCGCCGAAGGCGCGTCGGGCTCAGCGACCAAGGGGGTATGA
- a CDS encoding roadblock/LC7 domain-containing protein, which translates to MTQRISSMDWMLKDLAAGVPQTRHVIVLSADGLCVAQYGAETDTADRLAAACAGLQSLAGAVAAELPRSEGRMRLVVIEMDGGFFYLMAAGDGSYLAVLADEGVDAGLMGAQMRNLVTRMGDHLSSPPRHDGQPA; encoded by the coding sequence ATGACTCAGCGAATCAGCAGCATGGACTGGATGCTCAAGGACCTGGCCGCCGGAGTGCCGCAGACGCGGCACGTGATCGTCCTGTCCGCGGACGGGCTCTGCGTGGCGCAGTACGGGGCCGAGACCGACACGGCCGACCGCCTGGCGGCGGCCTGTGCGGGCCTGCAGAGCCTGGCCGGGGCGGTGGCGGCGGAGCTGCCCCGCTCGGAGGGCAGGATGCGCCTGGTCGTGATCGAGATGGACGGCGGGTTCTTCTACCTGATGGCCGCCGGCGACGGCTCCTACCTCGCGGTCCTCGCCGACGAGGGCGTGGACGCGGGCCTGATGGGCGCGCAGATGCGCAACCTGGTGACCCGAATGGGGGACCACCTGAGCAGCCCGCCCCGGCATGACGGGCAGCCCGCGTGA
- a CDS encoding DUF742 domain-containing protein: MNEPPTSWEDSSPERLYVITGGRSGPSTAVHLDLVTLVVAKGSARPEMQPEQAAILRMCQSPLSVAEIAAYAGLPVSVVTVLVGDLMAARRVYVRPPVPAAQLPDLALIEAVIDGLQKL; this comes from the coding sequence GTGAATGAGCCGCCCACCAGCTGGGAGGACAGCAGCCCGGAACGGCTCTACGTCATCACCGGCGGACGCAGTGGACCCTCCACCGCCGTCCATCTGGACCTCGTGACCTTAGTCGTGGCCAAAGGGTCCGCCCGGCCCGAGATGCAGCCCGAGCAGGCGGCCATCCTGCGGATGTGTCAGTCACCGCTGTCGGTGGCCGAGATCGCCGCATACGCGGGCCTGCCCGTGAGCGTCGTCACCGTGCTGGTCGGGGATCTGATGGCCGCTCGACGCGTGTACGTCCGTCCGCCCGTTCCCGCCGCGCAGCTACCCGACCTAGCTCTGATCGAGGCAGTGATCGATGGACTTCAGAAGCTCTGA
- a CDS encoding GTP-binding protein, whose translation MDFRSSDPPTGPRPADILPQTAAAAVKIVIVGGFGVGKTTMVGAVSEIKPLTTEETMTRAGVGVDDTWGVDRKITTTVAMDFGRISINDELVLYLFGTPGQERFWFLWRGLFEGALGAVVLLDTRRLEISFDVIGRLEERGVPFVVAVNSFPGAPEHPLEELRQALDLPPSVPILTCDARRRESSRDVLLTLMRYLHSQAATQEAM comes from the coding sequence ATGGACTTCAGAAGCTCTGACCCGCCCACGGGGCCCCGCCCGGCGGACATACTCCCGCAGACGGCCGCGGCCGCCGTGAAGATCGTCATCGTCGGCGGATTCGGGGTGGGCAAGACGACGATGGTCGGTGCGGTCAGCGAGATCAAGCCGCTGACGACCGAGGAGACGATGACCCGGGCCGGCGTCGGCGTCGACGACACCTGGGGCGTGGACCGGAAGATCACCACCACCGTCGCCATGGACTTCGGCCGCATCAGCATCAACGACGAGCTCGTCCTGTACCTGTTCGGAACACCTGGCCAGGAGCGTTTCTGGTTCCTGTGGCGCGGGCTCTTCGAGGGAGCGCTCGGGGCGGTCGTACTCCTCGACACCCGCCGCCTGGAGATCAGTTTCGATGTGATCGGACGGCTGGAGGAGCGGGGCGTCCCCTTCGTCGTGGCCGTCAACTCCTTCCCCGGCGCGCCCGAGCATCCGCTGGAGGAACTGCGCCAGGCCCTCGACCTGCCCCCCTCCGTCCCGATCCTCACCTGCGACGCCAGGCGGCGGGAATCGTCCCGCGACGTCCTGCTGACCCTCATGCGCTACCTGCACTCCCAGGCAGCCACCCAGGAGGCAATGTGA
- a CDS encoding cytochrome P450 yields the protein MSTTPTPTPGTGSTPPPECPAHAAATTGGLHRLHGAEAQADPLALYEKLRAEHGPVAPVLVSGDLPAWLVLGHRENLDVARTSSRFARDPRGWRDMREGRVPADTPLGPMVSWVPVCNFTDGPAHERLRSAVVESLERFDKRGIRRYVTRFANQLVDQIAREGYADLVSAFSDQLPMLVMTQLIGAPDEHGPLLVNAARDMLQGTETALQSDRYVTATLESLVVERKAKPARDLASWLIEHPADLTDTEVLMHLRVVLIAAYETTANLIANTLRTVLTDPRFRASLSGGHMTLPDALEQVLWDDPPINTIIGRWATGDTQLGGQQVKAGDMILLGLAAGNADPQIRPDPAASVHGNRSHLAFSSGPHECPGQDIGRAIADTGIEVLLDRLPDLQLAVDASELQWRGTLMSRHLLSLPVRFAPRAAPDPLPQEEQPAGHPVHAVIPPQPTAAPAVAGRRRRGRGRGVSWWKRLLGRV from the coding sequence GTGAGTACCACCCCCACCCCCACCCCCGGTACCGGCTCCACCCCACCGCCCGAGTGCCCCGCCCACGCGGCGGCGACCACGGGTGGCCTGCACCGTCTCCACGGGGCGGAGGCCCAGGCCGATCCCCTCGCCCTGTACGAGAAGCTGCGGGCCGAGCACGGCCCGGTGGCCCCCGTACTGGTGAGCGGAGACCTCCCGGCCTGGCTGGTCCTCGGCCACCGGGAGAACCTGGACGTGGCGCGCACGTCCTCGCGCTTCGCCCGCGACCCGCGGGGATGGCGCGACATGCGGGAGGGCCGGGTGCCGGCCGACACCCCGCTCGGCCCCATGGTGTCGTGGGTGCCGGTGTGCAACTTCACCGACGGACCCGCTCACGAGCGGCTCCGCTCGGCCGTGGTGGAGTCCCTGGAGCGGTTCGACAAGCGCGGCATCCGCCGCTACGTGACCCGCTTCGCCAACCAGCTCGTCGACCAGATCGCGCGTGAGGGGTACGCCGACCTGGTGTCCGCCTTCTCCGACCAGCTCCCCATGCTGGTCATGACGCAGCTCATCGGGGCGCCCGACGAGCACGGGCCCCTTCTGGTGAACGCGGCTCGCGACATGCTCCAGGGAACCGAGACGGCCCTGCAGAGCGACCGCTACGTCACCGCCACGCTGGAGAGCCTGGTCGTCGAGCGCAAGGCCAAGCCGGCCCGCGACCTCGCCTCCTGGCTGATCGAGCACCCCGCCGACCTGACCGACACCGAGGTGCTGATGCACCTGCGCGTCGTGCTGATCGCGGCCTACGAGACCACCGCCAACCTGATCGCCAACACGCTGCGGACCGTACTGACCGACCCGCGGTTCCGGGCCAGCCTCTCCGGAGGCCACATGACGCTGCCCGACGCCTTGGAGCAGGTCCTGTGGGACGATCCGCCGATCAACACGATCATCGGGCGCTGGGCCACGGGTGACACCCAGCTCGGCGGCCAGCAGGTGAAGGCAGGCGACATGATCCTGCTCGGGCTGGCCGCGGGCAACGCCGACCCGCAGATCCGGCCCGATCCCGCTGCCTCCGTCCACGGCAACCGTTCCCACCTGGCCTTCAGCAGCGGCCCGCACGAGTGCCCGGGCCAGGACATCGGCCGTGCCATCGCGGACACCGGCATCGAGGTCCTGCTGGACCGGCTGCCCGACCTCCAGCTGGCGGTCGACGCGAGCGAGCTGCAATGGCGCGGCACCCTCATGTCACGCCACCTGCTGTCCCTGCCGGTACGGTTCGCCCCGCGCGCCGCGCCGGACCCGCTGCCCCAGGAGGAACAGCCGGCCGGGCACCCCGTGCACGCGGTGATCCCGCCGCAGCCGACGGCGGCGCCCGCCGTCGCCGGTCGCCGTCGCCGCGGTCGCGGTCGCGGCGTCAGCTGGTGGAAGAGGCTGCTCGGCCGCGTCTGA
- a CDS encoding terpene synthase family protein — translation MTAPPAPPAPRPSLLGPRLPSFYCPLERDLVHPEAKQVEDRAVAWLDAFGVYPDPVERAWGLATHSADFSCRIIPDGDVAAVQLFTEWNYWANAVDDWQDSGSDEVGTSAVVEHGVRLLRTIEDPGASVLPDGPMTRALLDLVRRTHAMLTPYELRRFTEGTRDWLLGAAWRAARAEAGTMPGLNDFVAMGPLANGTRFSLTWSDVARGDRLPAEVLCSRALTALTDTAGFVVSADNDLFSYDKDDHLRPREINLVNVLAHQENCSPAEAVPLAVALRDRVMVRFMTLRAGLEEGAGAELRRHLAALGHYVAGSITWQSRAPRYASPRNRHELPLADAGFEVRFADAPSFRGTGAPDLPALASWWRVPG, via the coding sequence GTGACGGCGCCACCGGCGCCGCCGGCGCCGCGCCCCTCGCTCCTCGGTCCGCGCCTGCCGTCCTTCTACTGCCCGCTGGAGCGCGACCTCGTCCATCCCGAGGCGAAGCAGGTGGAGGACCGGGCGGTCGCATGGCTGGACGCCTTCGGCGTCTACCCGGACCCGGTCGAGCGCGCGTGGGGTCTCGCCACCCACAGCGCCGACTTCTCCTGCCGCATCATCCCCGACGGGGACGTGGCGGCCGTCCAGCTCTTCACCGAGTGGAACTACTGGGCCAACGCCGTCGACGACTGGCAGGATTCGGGCTCCGACGAGGTGGGGACGAGTGCCGTCGTCGAACACGGCGTACGCCTGCTGCGGACCATCGAGGACCCGGGGGCGTCGGTACTGCCCGACGGACCCATGACCCGCGCGCTGCTGGACCTGGTACGCCGCACCCACGCCATGCTCACGCCCTACGAGCTGCGCAGGTTCACCGAGGGGACGCGCGACTGGCTGCTCGGAGCGGCCTGGCGGGCCGCCCGGGCCGAGGCCGGGACCATGCCCGGGCTGAACGACTTCGTCGCCATGGGGCCGCTGGCCAACGGCACGCGCTTCTCGCTGACCTGGTCCGACGTCGCACGCGGGGACCGGCTGCCGGCGGAGGTGCTCTGTTCCCGCGCGCTGACGGCACTCACGGACACGGCGGGATTCGTCGTCAGCGCGGACAACGACCTGTTCTCCTACGACAAGGACGACCACCTGCGGCCGCGGGAGATCAACCTCGTCAACGTCCTCGCCCACCAGGAGAACTGCTCGCCCGCCGAGGCCGTGCCGCTCGCGGTGGCCCTGCGCGACCGGGTGATGGTCCGCTTCATGACGCTGCGGGCGGGGCTGGAGGAAGGAGCGGGCGCGGAACTGCGCCGCCATCTGGCGGCGTTGGGGCACTACGTGGCCGGCTCCATCACCTGGCAGAGTCGGGCGCCGCGGTACGCGAGCCCGCGTAACCGGCACGAACTGCCCCTCGCGGACGCCGGGTTCGAGGTCCGGTTCGCCGACGCCCCCAGCTTCCGCGGCACCGGGGCGCCGGACCTGCCGGCCCTCGCCTCCTGGTGGCGGGTACCCGGCTGA
- a CDS encoding SAM-dependent methyltransferase, protein MRVTPLAPSLGSGQGSAADDPIRLYYSRKTQEILHKYGPGPRVHFHVGLYPDGPPDTTVPQSVLKQRMIDAQERIVQHSARSWGAYEAPPRRLLDIGCGLGGTSLYWAQEHGASVTSLTVAAEHIPIVRHFALHAGVGERVNPVLADVHDLDETRAYDAVYANESSGYTDRTRLFEVVAKALVPGGWFGIQEHFAGRSASREFIDGYYRTRLGLRGEYLAAAEAAGFELVHDEDVTDSVTEFWVQSMAWNTAELDRLRAGADAEPGAWSGERLEQSTLAHGRFFRLWRDHAVQTRLLRFRLGGRP, encoded by the coding sequence ATGCGCGTCACCCCCCTCGCACCATCCTTAGGCAGCGGCCAGGGATCGGCCGCGGACGATCCCATACGTCTGTACTACAGCCGCAAGACGCAGGAGATCCTGCACAAGTACGGCCCGGGCCCGCGCGTCCACTTCCACGTGGGCCTGTACCCGGACGGCCCACCGGACACCACCGTCCCCCAGAGCGTGCTGAAGCAGCGCATGATCGACGCGCAGGAACGGATCGTCCAGCACTCGGCCCGGTCCTGGGGCGCGTACGAGGCCCCTCCCAGGCGGCTGCTGGACATCGGCTGCGGCCTCGGCGGGACGTCCCTGTACTGGGCGCAGGAGCACGGGGCGTCGGTCACCAGCCTCACCGTCGCCGCGGAACACATTCCGATCGTCCGGCACTTCGCCCTGCACGCCGGGGTCGGGGAGCGCGTGAACCCCGTACTGGCGGATGTGCACGACCTGGACGAAACGCGTGCCTACGACGCCGTCTACGCCAACGAGAGCAGCGGCTACACCGACCGGACCAGACTCTTCGAAGTCGTCGCCAAGGCGCTCGTGCCCGGTGGATGGTTCGGGATCCAGGAGCATTTCGCGGGCCGCTCCGCGTCGCGCGAGTTCATCGACGGCTACTACAGAACGCGGCTCGGACTGAGAGGGGAGTACCTCGCCGCGGCCGAGGCCGCCGGATTCGAGCTCGTGCACGACGAGGACGTGACGGACTCGGTGACGGAGTTCTGGGTGCAGTCCATGGCGTGGAACACCGCCGAACTCGACCGGCTCCGCGCGGGCGCCGACGCCGAGCCCGGCGCCTGGTCCGGGGAACGGCTCGAACAGTCGACGCTGGCGCACGGCAGGTTCTTCCGGCTCTGGCGTGACCACGCGGTCCAGACGCGGCTGCTGCGCTTCCGGCTCGGTGGCCGCCCGTGA
- a CDS encoding PP2C family protein-serine/threonine phosphatase, whose amino-acid sequence MIESGRPRVRRRPGPGRLVRLSPVFLTVVIASLAYATPPEMAFSRLLPAAPALAAAMWPVLPTVLLGTVCLCLMIGLGFVFPDLGTWWTAAGIIAVTVAAAYGSHLRLQRERTLFQVRLVADAAQQVVLSPMPRRFGAIEIESLYLAAAAEARIGGDFYEVVDTPYGVRLLIGDVRGKGLPAVGAAAAIVNAFREAAYDETDMVEVARRMDASSTRYNAAFPPEGPMERFATALLVQIPHEGRRIDILNCGHPPPLLLNRGELHILESVTPSPLLSLAELIGDHYSVDTFDFASDDLLLLYTDGIAEARARDGEFFPLAAWMGRQPPTPPRELLAALHRDLLRHSKGSLDDDIAALAIRRRGP is encoded by the coding sequence GTGATCGAGTCTGGACGGCCGCGGGTACGCCGGCGCCCCGGCCCGGGACGACTTGTGCGGCTGTCGCCGGTCTTCCTGACCGTGGTCATCGCCAGCCTGGCGTACGCCACTCCGCCGGAGATGGCCTTCAGCCGCCTCCTGCCCGCGGCCCCGGCCCTGGCCGCTGCCATGTGGCCGGTGCTTCCGACCGTCCTGCTCGGAACGGTCTGCCTCTGCCTGATGATCGGCCTCGGCTTCGTCTTCCCCGACCTGGGAACGTGGTGGACGGCCGCGGGGATCATCGCGGTCACCGTGGCCGCCGCGTACGGAAGCCATCTCCGGCTCCAGCGCGAGCGCACCCTCTTCCAGGTACGGCTCGTCGCCGACGCGGCGCAGCAAGTGGTCCTCAGCCCCATGCCCCGCCGCTTCGGCGCGATCGAGATCGAGTCGCTGTACCTCGCGGCCGCAGCCGAGGCCCGCATCGGCGGGGACTTCTACGAAGTGGTCGACACCCCGTACGGGGTCAGGCTGCTCATCGGTGACGTACGGGGCAAAGGGCTCCCGGCGGTGGGGGCCGCCGCGGCGATCGTCAACGCCTTCCGGGAGGCCGCCTACGACGAGACCGACATGGTCGAGGTCGCCCGCCGGATGGATGCCAGCAGCACCCGTTACAACGCCGCGTTCCCACCCGAGGGGCCGATGGAACGTTTCGCCACCGCCCTGCTCGTCCAGATCCCGCACGAGGGCAGACGCATCGACATCCTCAACTGCGGACACCCCCCGCCACTGCTCCTGAACCGCGGGGAACTGCACATCCTTGAGTCCGTCACCCCCTCACCGCTGCTCAGCCTCGCCGAGCTGATCGGCGACCACTACAGCGTCGACACCTTCGACTTCGCCTCCGACGACCTGCTGCTCCTCTACACCGACGGGATCGCCGAAGCCCGCGCCCGCGACGGCGAGTTCTTCCCGCTGGCGGCCTGGATGGGCCGGCAGCCCCCGACACCGCCCCGCGAACTGCTCGCGGCCCTTCACCGCGACCTGCTCCGCCACAGCAAAGGCAGCCTGGACGACGACATCGCCGCCCTCGCCATACGCCGGCGCGGCCCCTGA
- a CDS encoding helix-turn-helix transcriptional regulator — translation MNRTDRLYALVEELRAVAPRPRSARWLAGRFEVSARTIERDLRALQDGGVPVYAEPGRTGGYVLDRSRSLPPLAITAAEATALAAGLHALAGTPFTEAARSALHKVLAVMPPPERDRAAAFASQVQLVGTGTPGPPAVPRVLQDALTDGLVVRLRYADRHGAATDRLVEPLGFLGGEHWYLIAWCRLRDAPRGFRFDRVLEARSLPERAPRREVDIAQLDVLGRELTGLAGLGGADRADRV, via the coding sequence GTGAACCGAACCGACAGACTCTACGCACTGGTCGAGGAGCTTCGGGCGGTGGCGCCCCGGCCGCGCAGCGCCCGGTGGCTCGCCGGACGCTTCGAGGTCAGCGCCCGTACGATCGAACGGGACCTCCGGGCCCTGCAGGACGGCGGGGTGCCGGTCTACGCCGAACCGGGCCGGACCGGCGGCTACGTACTGGACCGCAGCCGCAGCCTGCCGCCGCTGGCCATCACCGCCGCGGAGGCGACAGCACTGGCCGCCGGCCTGCACGCGCTGGCCGGTACCCCCTTCACCGAGGCCGCCCGCTCCGCGCTGCACAAGGTGCTCGCCGTCATGCCGCCCCCGGAACGCGACCGCGCCGCCGCCTTCGCCTCGCAGGTCCAGCTGGTCGGCACCGGGACGCCGGGTCCGCCCGCGGTGCCGCGGGTGCTTCAGGACGCCCTGACCGACGGCCTCGTGGTCCGGCTGCGGTACGCGGACCGCCACGGCGCCGCCACCGACCGGCTGGTCGAGCCCCTGGGCTTCCTGGGCGGCGAGCACTGGTACCTGATCGCGTGGTGCCGGCTCCGCGACGCACCGCGCGGCTTCCGCTTCGACCGGGTGCTGGAGGCCCGGTCACTGCCGGAGCGGGCGCCGCGCCGCGAGGTGGACATCGCCCAACTGGACGTGCTCGGGAGGGAGCTGACAGGGCTGGCCGGGTTGGGCGGCGCGGACCGGGCGGACCGAGTGTGA
- a CDS encoding nuclear transport factor 2 family protein translates to MTTDIATNAARTTGFRSLASTLFEQWTALWNGETDLAARIVTPGFRISLANAVESAATDDLRGPRDLARFVADHRASIPGLHYRLDGEPVVDEATGRITCRWTVTFPDASGTPVAKSGIDVLAVTDGRIREVWSVTGLRVFASAG, encoded by the coding sequence ATGACCACCGACATCGCGACGAACGCCGCCCGCACCACCGGCTTCCGGTCCCTGGCCTCCACCCTGTTCGAGCAGTGGACGGCGCTCTGGAACGGTGAGACGGACCTCGCCGCGCGGATCGTCACCCCGGGCTTCCGGATCTCCCTGGCCAACGCCGTCGAGTCCGCCGCCACCGACGACCTGCGCGGTCCGCGGGACCTGGCCCGCTTCGTCGCCGACCACCGCGCGTCGATCCCCGGCCTGCACTACCGCCTCGACGGCGAGCCGGTCGTGGACGAGGCGACCGGCCGGATCACGTGCCGGTGGACCGTGACGTTCCCGGACGCCTCGGGGACCCCGGTGGCCAAGAGCGGCATCGACGTGCTGGCCGTGACCGACGGGCGCATCCGGGAGGTGTGGTCGGTGACCGGCCTGCGCGTCTTCGCCTCCGCCGGCTGA